The Dioscorea cayenensis subsp. rotundata cultivar TDr96_F1 chromosome 7, TDr96_F1_v2_PseudoChromosome.rev07_lg8_w22 25.fasta, whole genome shotgun sequence genome includes a region encoding these proteins:
- the LOC120265274 gene encoding protein FAM126B-like — protein MSNDDSSFPPSNPTTTQQRQCSQYDSVLQSLTQILGSPLPDSITLSDNPPFSLLHNHHITTQITNLLLSPSSGAGDDSLCRWLYDTFQSTCPDLQLLVLNFLPTLAGLYLSRSISRQPLAGFEAVLLALYAHETTSRANQPLTFTLPNLTYPSIYHESKSPAKNRPTEDPEVVVFSQAIEPHGTVRSTKRARIVGVALELYFSKIALMPLSSKLEFCRFCIAWSGFKEKEIEKEEEEKEEMGRRVPLPWELLQPILRILGHCLMGGGEHDRLKEMKVMANDAVNCIYERALHDMNPQAILASRSLLSLGKMEDEIMWETSSCLPTSTTTSYNETVAQVQDVEKNQPVNQD, from the coding sequence ATGTCCAACGATGACTCCTCCTTCCCTCCTTCCAATCCCACCACCACCCAACAAAGACAATGTTCTCAATATGACTCAGTACTCCAATCTCTTACCCAAATCCTTGGCAGCCCTCTCCCTGATTCCATCACCCTCTCTGACAACCCTCCCTTCTCCCTCCTCCACAACCACCACATTACTACCCAAATCACCAACCTTCTCCTCTCCCCTTCCTCCGGCGCCGGCGACGACTCTCTCTGCCGTTGGCTCTACGACACCTTTCAATCCACCTGCCCTGACCTTCAACTTCTTGTCCTCAACTTCCTTCCAACCCTTGCCGGCCTCTACCTCTCCCGCTCCATCTCCCGCCAACCCCTTGCCGGCTTTGAAGCAGTTCTCTTAGCCCTTTATGCTCATGAAACTACTTCACGAGCCAACCAACCACTTACATTTACCTTGCCCAATCTCACCTATCCTAGCATTTACCATGAATCTAAATCCCCGGCCAAGAACCGCCCCACTGAGGACCCTGAGGTGGTGGTCTTCTCACAAGCTATTGAACCTCATGGCACTGTTAGATCCACCAAGAGAGCTAGAATAGTTGGAGTTGCACTTGAGCTTTACTTCAGTAAAATTGCACTCATGCCATTGTCTTCTAAGTTGGAGTTTTGTAGGTTTTGCATTGCTTGGAGTGGAtttaaagagaaagaaatagagaaggaggaggaggagaaggaggagatggGAAGAAGGGTTCCACTGCCATGGGAGTTATTGCAACCTATACTTAGAATTTTGGGACACTGTTTAATGGGAGGAGGTGAGCATGATAGGTTGAAGGAGATGAAGGTGATGGCTAATGATGCTGTTAATTGTATTTATGAGAGAGCTTTGCATGATATGAATCCTCAGGCGATATTGGCGAGTAGGAGTTTGCTTAGTTTGGGGAAGATGGAGGATGAGATTATGTGGGAGACTTCTTCTTGTCTTCCTACTAGTACTACTACTTCTTATAATGAAACTGTTGCTCAAGTACAAGATGTGGAGAAAAACCAACCTGTTAATCAAGATTGA
- the LOC120265604 gene encoding putative disease resistance protein RGA3, which translates to MAEVALLTLIKLVCEKLGSRVLEELGALSGVEKEFRKLESTLLIIQDVLEDAEVRQVKEKALKRWLRKLKDVAFDMDDVLDEFMAEAEKRKMEKGMKAKLRNFFISAPKFRYKMAGKMKEIMKRLNEINEERSKFDLREGIVKEEISEREETGSFVEESEVYGRVEDREKIVDFLINSLSSSSSSEAYLDVKPIVGLGGLGKTTLAQLAFNDERVCQHFRKRIWVCVSDEYDGKRLARSIIESITGTEYNLKDMHSLQRNLREKLRGERFLLVLDDVWNEDHEKWDKLRTLLTGSEARGSKVIVTTRSARVASIMGTVSPHLLTGLSNQDCWVLFEKRAFGFGGAVKTPNLVAIGKDIVNKCAGLPLAAKALGSLMRFRRGEREWLAVRDNEIWRLPEHENQILPSLRLSYNHLPSRLKPCFAYCSIFPKNYSVRKETLVQLWMAEGIFTRDHHSYESEDVGNRYIDELVARSLFQEVNEDTDGVVRQVKMHDLIHDLARFVAGEEGSIADEASGYAFQQGSRYLSFVYDRPILDSKPLPFLNETNKLRCLYFIAKGKINQQDIYDYDYDSFSLSSDEEDMIEADNRQDQASNLPELNDIFSSLKLLRALHLSRYPLIKEIPVLIGMMKHLRYLNLSSTNLEVVPPCIGLLHYLQTLNLSCCEWLCMLPESIGQLSNLSTLDLQYCSSLQSLPSSIGYLENLRKLDLSLSQEIEALPESLSRLSNLQVLRLGHCYCVRELPLKLKDMKSLSHLDVTGVALTCIPAGIGQLTSLRSLPIFIVGGRTNCSIRELGGLNIEGELHIQHLENVTDPDEAKEANLEAKQGLQSLSLSCDEIAYRTHGQSSADHLHDMAPQAGLADGVLENLQPGTNISKLVIEGYVGKKFPTWMMDLPLQLPNLVNLTLDSCIRCETLPPLGQLPHLKVLKMLEEWRGTSEGELFPSLTKLELHDCPNLRSLPSTFATITELIMVNANERVLLSAFQDGVFPNLEDLRIGCSKDTIPQLLEHTRPLLRIQSTSDWWFDRATEPSLGRWSVEENGGR; encoded by the exons ATGGCAGAGGTAGCTCTTTTAACTCTAATTAAATTGGTTTGTGAGAAGTTGGGTTCCAGAGTACTCGAGGAGCTCGGTGCTCTGTCCGGCGTTGAGAAGGAGTTCAGAAAGCTGGAGAGCACTCTGTTGATAATCCAAGACGTGCTTGAAGACGCTGAGGTGAGACAGGTGAAGGAGAAGGCATTAAAGAGATGGCTGAGAAAGCTCAAAGATGTGGCTTTTGATATGGATGATGTCTTGGATGAATTCATGGCTGAAGCTGAGAAGCGGAAGATGGAGAAGGGAATGAAGGCAAAACTGCGTAACTTTTTCATCTCAGCCCCAAAGTTTCGTTATAAAATGGCTGGCAAGATGAAGGAGATCATGAAGCGGTTGAATGAGATCAATGAGGAAAGGTCTAAGTTTGATTTGAGAGAAGGTATTGTCAAAGAAGAGATTAGTGAGAGAGAAGAGACTGGTTCGTTCGTTGAAGAATCAGAAGTCTATGGAAGGGTTGAAGACAGGGAGAAGATTGTGGATTTTCTGATCAActcattgtcatcatcatcatcaagtgaAGCTTATCTTGATGTTAAACCCATCGTTGGATTAGGAGGATTGGGCAAGACCACTCTTGCACAACTGGCCTTTAATGATGAGAGGGTATGCCAGCATTTTAGGAAAAGGATATGGGTCTGTGTTTCTGATGAATATGACGGCAAGAGGCTGGCAAGATCAATTATAGAATCCATCACTGGGACTGAGTATAATCTCAAAGATATGCATTCGTTGCAGAGGAATCTAAGAGAAAAGCTCAGAGGAGAGAGGTTCTTGCTTGTTCTGGATGATGTATGGAATGAGGACCACGAGAAGTGGGACAAATTGAGAACCCTGCTCACTGGTTCTGAAGCGAGAGGGAGCAAGGTCATTGTGACCACACGCAGTGCTAGAGTTGCTTCCATTATGGGTACCGTCTCTCCGCACTTGCTGACCGGGTTATCAAACCAAGACTGCTgggttttgtttgagaaaagAGCGTTTGGTTTTGGTGGTGCAGTGAAGACACCGAACTTGGTGGCCATTGGGAAGGATATAGTGAACAAGTGCGCAGGGCTTCCTTTGGCTGCCAAAGCTTTGGGAAGCCTGATGCGTTTCagaagaggagaaagggaaTGGTTGGCTGTGAGAGACAATGAGATTTGGAGATTGCCTGAGCATGAGAACCAGATCTTGCCATCATTGAGGTTGAGCTACAACCACTTGCCTTCACGCCTCAAGCCTTGCTTCGCCTACTGCTCTATATTCCCTAAGAACTATTCGGTGAGGAAGGAGACACTGGTTCAGTTGTGGATGGCAGAGGGAATCTTTACCCGTGATCACCATTCATATGAAAGTGAGGATGTGGGGAATCGATACATTGACGAGTTGGTGGCAAGATCACTCTTTCAAGAAGTGAATGAAGACACTGATGGTGTGGTGAGACAGGTAAAGATGCATGACCTCATTCATGATCTTGCTCGCTTTGTTGCAGGTGAAGAGGGCTCCATTGCTGATGAAGCTTCAGGATATGCATTTCAGCAAGGCTCTAGATACTTGTCCTTTGTTTATGACAGACCGATATTAGACAGCAAGCCACTACCATTTCTCAATGAAACAAACAAGCTGCGCTGCCTCTACTTCATTGCAAAAGGGAAGATTAACCAGCAAGATATCTATGACTATGACTATGACTCTTTCTCCCTCTCTTCTGATGAAGAAGACATGATAGAGGCGGATAATAGGCAAGACCAAGCATCAAATCTGCCGGAGCTTAATGACATCTTCTCGAGTCTAAAACTTTTGCGTGCATTGCATCTGAGCCGCTACCCACTGATTAAAGAAATTCCGGTTTTGATAGGAATGATGAAACATCTGAGGTACCTCAACCTCTCAAGCACCAACCTTGAAGTTGTACCGCCATGCATTGGCCTTCTTCATTACCTCCAGACTTTGAATCTTTCTTGTTGCGAATGGCTTTGTATGTTGCCGGAGTCTATTGGTCAGCTCTCCAACCTATCAACCTTGGATCTCCAGTATTGCTCAAGTCTGCAATCCTTGCCAAGTTCCATTGGTTACCTTGAGAATTTGAGGAAGCTTGACTTGTCCTTGTCTCAGGAGATTGAAGCATTGCCTGAATCACTGAGCAGACTCTCCAACTTACAAGTTTTGCGACTTGGGCATTGTTACTGTGTGCGTGAGCTTCCACTGAAGTTGAAGGACATGAAAAGTCTGAGTCATCTAGATGTAACTGGTGTTGCACTGACTTGCATTCCTGCAGGAATAGGGCAGTTAACTAGTTTGCGAAGTTTGCCGATATTTATAGTTGGTGGAAGGACTAATTGCAGTATCAGAGAATTGGGCGGGCTCAACATTGAAGGGGAACTACACATACAACATCTTGAGAATGTTACAGACCCTGACGAGGCAAAGGAGGCCAATCTGGAAGCGAAGCAGGGTCTTCAGTCACTAAGTTTATCATGTGATGAAATTGCCTACAGAACACACGGACAATCCAGTGCTGATCACTTGCATGACATGGCCCCTCAAGCTGGCCTTGCTGATGGTGTGCTTGAAAATCTCCAACCAGGCACAAACATTAGTAAGTTGGTGATTGAAGGATATGTGGGAAAGAAGTTTCCCACTTGGATGATGGACTTACCGCTGCAGCTTCCCAATCTGGTTAATCTAACGCTAGATTCATGCATTAGATGTGAGACTCTTCCACCACTAGGACAGCTACCTCATCTCAAAGTCCTCAAA ATGTTAGAAGAGTGGCGTGGAACAAGTGAAGGAGAGCTCTTTCCGTCTCTTACTAAGTTAGAACTACATGACTGTCCTAATCTAAGGTCTCTGCCATCAACTTTTGCTACTATTACCGAGTTGATAATGGTGAATGCCAATGAAAGGGTGCTGCTCAGTGCGTTCCAGGATGGTGTCTTTCCAAATTTGGAGGACCTGAGAATTGGGTGCAGTAAGGATACCATTCCTCAATTGCTTGAACACACGAGGCCCTTGCTAAGGATTCAATCGACATCAGACTGGTGGTTTGACAGAGCCACAGAGCCCTCTCTGGGGCGTTGGTCGGTagaagaaaatggaggtagataA